The nucleotide sequence attatctatctatctatctatctaatctatctattatatatatatatatatgtgtgtaatctatctatctatctatctatctatctatctatctaatctgttcatccatccaacACAAATGTTCACAGACCCTCACAgatgttatttattttgctgctgtACAACTCTCAGCAGATGTTCTCACCTCAAAACCGATTAAACATCAAAGCGGAGTCACAGTGAGATATTTGCTGTGATATCAGCTTCATTCAGATGTCATGCTAAGGATTTTTAGCCTCTCGTGTCTGCGGTGGGCGTCTTTGTTCAAGgtgtgaagagtgtgtgttCAGATCCAATGATTTCATAATGGAACTTCACTGACATTTGAGTGGATTTGTGTCTGTACATGTCTGATCTTTTTTTGCCTCAGCAGCGTATTTCAATCACGCCAATACAGATATATAATGAACCATTTTTCTGGTGTCTGTTCATCTCTACAAGGTGTTCGATATGGGCGAAGAGGAACATGACATCATTCTCCAGAAAGTTCAGGAATCCAAGGTGAGACATTTTGTATATGACGCACTGTCCATTTGTCCATATTGTCATGGCAATACATGTTCATACATGCTGCTGTCATGGCAATGCACACTTGTTCATCAGTTTTTGTGCTTATGGGAGAACTTTGGTTACAAATGTAAATTTCCATTCTGTGCTGATGTAAACATAGTTGAGATATGACTCAATTTATTGATTAGACTGTCAAGTATTCGCAGTTGAAAGTATAATAATCCGTCCTAAAATCTTTTGAGTTATATAAGTCTACATTAGTGTTATTTTTTGTTCAtctttgaatttgaaataaatgtaatattacaTTGAAATTGTAATTGTGACATTGATTACAGGAATCAGGCACATTTCTTCAAAGCAAAGAGTCTCGTTATAGATTTCAATATGCTGCAACAGAGAATGAAATGGAAATCAGCTGGTGCCTGGAACAACAGAATAATATACATCTCATACATTTCTGATTTCCAACATCATTATCAATATAATACTTATTTTTGCCGATAGTTGGAACAGTGCAGTAGTAATAAGGTGAGAGTCTGCAGGTTTGGTATCACAGTTTGAGTACATCATAATGACCTTGGAGTCTCGATGTATATAAGACCTTCACTTGACTGCCAGGGACTTTGCAGATGTATCTGTTAAGCGCTGTGTGCCTTTTTGAAAAAGTGACCGAGTAAAAATGTTTGGCTGTGTAAATATTATCTACAGTTATGCTGCCTTTGCCAGTGCATTGAGTTTTCCTGCCCTTTGACTCACAAAGCTGTAAGATACCCAGTGAAAAAAAGCAGAATAGATTTGTACATCAATTTTATAACGCACGCTGATATTTACTTTAATAGAGTCACAAGAGCATCAAGTAAGGGGAATGCACTGCAATGTACTCACTGCGTGACCTTGTTTCTCACTGAAAAGCTTGTAAATTCCTTTTTCCACAGCGAGCCAATTTTTCCTTGAGAGTTTCTGTTTTGAAAGCAAAGAGTCTGATGGCCAAGGACGCAAATGGTGAGATATTTCAAGCATTAAATAAAACGTAACtgatgtaaaacaaaatgaaaattgtcTTATGGAACAATGGTGGATTGAAAAGTTTTAAATGGCACTCCCTCAATAAATCTTCAAGTGATTCACCTCCTGTCACACTGTAGATTCCTCAGCACATCACCACAATAGACTCTGTACTTTGCAGTAATAACACAAGTTATATTGTAGAGATAATACAATGCATGATGGGTATAATACCAAAGTGCTCACCAACAACCTTCTGTAATgtcatgatgaaaataaatgaaaatttgATTCCTTATGACTAAAACCTTTCACAAGGTTTGATTTCTTCTATAAAAGTCtatttgtttaataaaatataaaaataaaaaactattaacaGATTTGCAAATTGCTTTACATTAGAAAAGAAAATTCTGTGTGATGTGGAAACAAGTTAATACTGGAGACGATGGATTAAAAAGCCAGTTTATGAaaatttgttttgaaaatcattttaaaagagGACACTGAGCTTGTCTGATTGACAAAGGGAGGTTATTCTCAGTAAAAGCTCTACCTCCCTCTGTCTCAAGTCTTGCTCAGGGTACTGAGAGTAACAGCTGGTCAGCAGATGGACAGGTTAGAGCGGGGCTATGAGGGATGACAAGGTCGTgcagaaatattaaaacaagaagaaaagctCAAATTCAGTGAAACAATAATGAAACTTTATAATAAAATCTGTGGGTGTTTAAATCAAATCTGCTTCGGAAAATGTTAAACCTCATATTTTAATTGAGGCTGTAATAGTGTCATCAAAGTGAATACGCTCACCTTCTCCTCATGCGTCAGATGGTAATTAGCTTTTCAAGGATAGGGTCttgatatgaaaatgttaataaaacttTTGGCCGAATGATACTGTATATAGCTTACATtgtgtaatataaaatatttgtgaCCTACCGCGCATTATATCAGTGACCAACACCTCATGTGTGCCTCATTAAAGAGCTGATAAATTTGTTAATATAATATTAGACTTTGGTATTATTTCAGAGCTAACTGCAGGTATTGTTTCACTTCCCTCGACCAAAACAAAGTATGTCCACTTTCCAATGTGATCACACTGACGAGCACTTTCCAAAGATAAAACTGAACCCAATTGTAACTGTCTCGGCGTCCCTCTTCTTGCTGCCGTAACATAATCATCACTTTCACATGTGCGCTGACCTTTTCTTTGTGTCACACTGCGGCCTACCAGGGTACAGTGACCCCTACTGCATGCTGGGAATCCTGGTGGGCCAGAGCCCccgggaggtggaggagaagaaggagaggaagttCAGCttcaggaagaggaaggagaagctggagaagcGCTCCAGCACCAAGGAGGTGCTACCCGCCAGGTGCATCCACGTCACCGAGGTCAAACCAGAGACTCTCAACCCGGTGTGGGACGAGCACTTTGTGTTGTGAGTGCAGCCGTTTAAACCTTTTAACCAAGTGCAGGACATGGTGAAACTGGATGTGTGACACAAGGGATTCACAGTTTCACACTTAACACCCAATGCTGTCAGTTATGTGAACAGTGCAACACATTTCTGACTCTGCGGAAGGAGTATGAAAGGTATTTATTGTTGGTGTTTACTCATGGAGATTTCTATTCTTACAGTGAAATAGATGATGCTCACAATGACCTCTTACATCTGGACATATGGTAAGATTTGTGCACGGACGACACCTTGAACTCCTCATACATAACCATGCAAGGGGGAATGAAAACTTTTTATATTGTGTTAGATTATTGTTCAATTTGCTCtgatttgatgtatttattatttatcattcatAATGGGTAACATAGAAAATAAACTCGATGGAAAACATCCAGTTAATGTCTTTAGCACAGTCGGCAGTATTTTCCAAAGGtattttcaacatttgtatttttgttttgcaacAACATTGAATTAAAAGATAATAGGATAAAACATTGTTTCTGGTTATAGTTGATGCTTTTACACATTATGTCCTTGAGTGTGAACATTATCACTATAGAGATTCAGTTGTCTTTTAATCTTGATGTCTCAGCTCTAAATTGGAAGTGGCTGACGCCTCAGCTACAATGGGTCTCGATTGGAGGACGTCAACTCTCGGTTCCGTTAATTGTTACAAAGATAACAAAACGTGTGTCTCCCGGAAATGAGATGCTGTAATAATAACATCTGGCATCTGACTCTTTGTTCTTCAGGGATCACGACGATGACGTGTCTGTAGCTGAAGCCTGCAAGAAGCTCAATGAAGTCAGTGGACTCAGAGGAATGGGCAGGTAGAGGAAACTTGCATTGTTTCATCCTGAATTACGATCAATCTAAACTAATCTAAGGGTTACAGGGCAGCTGGTTCACAATTTTTGTGATCACTTACTTTATATAAGTTGGTTTCTTCCAAATCGCTTTGTGGCAACTTTCCAATCAAAGggtcatttcattttgaaatgttgcacTTGATGAATGAAGAGGCTGAAAATCTGACACCATCCTGTTGGTTAATTAAGAGAGCATTTGGTTTTTGCCCTTTCACCCTAAAGAGAGACTGACATATAGGAAAGCCTACTGTCGATAAAGCTGtgcacacagagaacacagacTTCAGGCGTGTCATGGAGAGATCAGTAAATGGCACAACTGTCTAATGAAAACCTGAGATTGCCAATAATAGCCGAGGGACAAAAGGTCCTAATGCTGTGGTGGAAAATGGGCAATTTtaatttcaacaaaaaaaattgtctttcattaaaaaaggaAACGTGTTCTGCTGTCGTTCTAATTGTAAGTCCCTGCAGATAGAAGCTTTAGCTAAATGCTTAAAAAATTAAACTCTTGGATTATAACTACACTAGGGACTCAACCAGAGACAAGCAAGAGAAACTCTTCAGAGCCCGTTGCTCTCTCTTGTCAGGTATTTCAAGCAGATTGCCAAGTCCATGCGTGCCAATGGATCTGCGTCATCGGGCTCCGAGGAGAACGCCGATGACTTCCTCGGATGCATCAACATCCCTCTGAACGTGAGTGTTTAAAGTGGGAGAATTTCCAAACTAACCCTCACTAGACAGAGGTACCGAGCTGCTGTGACAAATCCAACACAACTTCGATTAGACTGAAGGATGCAAACATGGATGTCCCTGGAAGTGTCACAGTGCCAATGATTATGGCTGTTGTCCCTCTTGCAGGAGATTCCTGTTGCAGGCTACGACACCTGGTTCAAGCTGGAGCCTCGGTCGAGTGCGTCTAAAGTTCAGGGAGAATGTCACCTGATGCTGAAGCTCTTCACCAGCCAGGTTTGTGTAACGTCTTCTTAGTGTAGATAATGATAGCCTGCAgcttttaatgttaatgttattcATTTTTCAATCCTTCAGAGGGACACAACTTTGTCCAAGAAGGAATCTAATGTCTCTATTCACAAGAAACTGCTGAGTCAGATTGTGGAGTATGAGCATGCTCATGTTAAGGTGAGTCACCTCCAGATATTATCAAAACCGTCTAAATctatttgtgattttttttttgtctactCTAACACAAAACCTTTAAATCACTGAAtcactttaatttgttatttttgtgtgaAAAGCCCTTGAGCTTAAGGAGAGCCTCATCTAATCAGTTGATTTGCTTGTCATCTGGGACAAGACACAAACAGCACGGCCTCCAGGGGTCGCAAAATTGGATTAGAAATTCTTAAGCTTTGTTTTAACTACAAGGACATTTCCAGTGTAAAATCTAGATAGAAGAAGACTGGACGTACCTGCTCTCATGTGTTCCACAACCAAAACCAGTTTCTGATGAGGCAGTTGGTGAcggttgtgtttttaaaagacatATAGTAAATTTCACATTATTATGTATCTTCTGTATCTAAAAGGAAATACCCTTTATCTcactatgttaaagaaagggaaaaaagtgaATGGGCTCTTCCTTGTCTCAGACTGTTACTAttaagtttcaataaaatccttttcctttatatatatgtttatattttgcaGTATTTCTTGATTACCTGCCATATTCTAAAATAcaacaatgtgtttgatgtatgAATGGCTGAAAAGATGTGATAATTGAAATTACCTGATAATCTTCCACAAATAATTCCAGAAGGAGCCGTACAACTGGAACGGACAGGTTTGTCCTCCAGCATGGACGGTGCTCACTCACCATGCTGTGCAGACTGATCTCTCACCTATCCAACAGGCCATTATGTGAGTGTTAATGGAGGAATAAAATTGATCAGATCAGATTTGTAACCCTCGGCAAGCAAAAGgtaaatactttgtttttttaacacagtCGCTGGCAGTGCTACAGCAGCCACCATCGGACCCAGAGGGTGTGCTACTCCCTGCTGCTGCGCCTCCTAAGGACCATCGATGCAGAGTGGGACCCTCCCGCTGTGAGGGGAGACCTGGTAGGTTCCCCACCATTGGCCTCACAGTAGGAACACACCTTTCATCATGTGGAAACAGTCACCTCATTAGCTCAGCTCGTCACTGACATTCATCAAGATTTTTGGTTTGGCCAAAAATGCCTCACAGCCAGTGTACTTGAAGCTATAACTGAGGGCCCTTCCTGTGTCCAGGAGAGGCAGCTGTCAGACAGCTTCAGGCTGTACACAGAGCACTGCCTGTGCCTGATGAAGAACATGCGTCAGATTTTCCCCTGCACCAGTGCTGCTGCCATTACGCGCTACGAGCTTATGCTGAGGTAAAGTCACACTGCCATTACATCACGCACCCACCCTTGTTGCCATATCAAGAACACGCTCAACCTCTCACCTGAACAAACACAGTAAACTACAGCCAGTTATTCACTGTGTGGTGGAAGCACTGATGCTTACTCAAGCATCTCATATCAATAGACGTTAAAGATTTGTTCCTGGCCAAATGCTATACATTTTTGGTCATGAGCAACGATGtagatatttttactttatgtaCACAGTCCTATTCTCTAAATCATATAATGCTTCCATTCCACCAGTAAAATCACTGACCAAGTCCTATCATCCCTGCAGGTCCATGCAGCCATGACAATCTAACTGAAGATTACAGATTTAAATATAGATATGGTTTGCTCATGTACATGTGGGACTTTTGTCTCAGGGAAAATCACCAAAATCATATGCATTCATCCTCTGGAGAACATGAATGTCCACAGtgaatttcatggaaatccatgcATTCATTTTCAAGACACATTGTCGCCAACAATGTGTTGACCAAGGGCAAATTTTAAAACAATCCATTGGAGACCATGGATAGTCCGTGCAAAATTAGATTTTGAAATATCCTGTTCTGGATCAACAGAAATCACCATCTTTTGTCCGCAGCTTCCAGTTTCCATCAAAAAAAAATATGGACGAAAACTCCCCCTACTTAATGAGTCTGTTTCACACACATGCCAGTAACATCAGCTAATTACTGAAAGACGTATGCTGCTGGAGAAATCAAGCTCTGCCCAGTGATCGATACATCGAAGAAGATCGTCTACACCTCTCAGAAACACACCTATATTATTGCATGCTTGACTTTGTGGGGACCCAATAGGAGTTGTGGGGTCCCCATGAAACAGTCTGAACCCACAAGTGTGTGTAGCTCCCAGCTATCAGACATGGTTTATAtagtaaatataataattaaagaTGAGATACCCTTGCAATATTGTGGCTTTTGTGTCCTTACTCAATTATACAAATAATATGTTGGTGTATGACGTGAAAGCAGCATTAACAGGACCTTGGTTATTGGCTTGTAATGCTCCTTCCTGTCTGTGCACGCCAGGGGGATTGGCTACATGCAAAACATGCAGGCGTTTAAAACCGTATGTCCTCTTCGAAATGAACTGCATCTGGACATCACTACTGCTGTCAAGGTAACAATGGAATATGCAATACATAAAACATTATTCTGTTTGTATTCAACAGGAGAAGTGCTGCTCTTAATACATGTCCTATTGCAGATTGTTGGTATTGCATGAATGCAGCACACACAGGTTGATCTTATGAACACAAAGGTGACACGATGCGTATCTCCACCAATCACAGAGTGCAGTATGTACTATATCGCTGTTATGTTCGTgataaagcaggaaaaaaagatgcTTGTTATGTggctgtaaaatgtgtttgacaCATTTGTAGGCTTTGATTATACAAACATACTTAATTAATCCTTCTAATCTTCTTAATTTGTGTAATTATTTCAACAGAAAGGAACGGCTGAGTGGTACGAGAGCTTAATTGCACGTTATAAACCAGAGGATGGGGTAAGTTTAAACTGATTTAATgttaaagggataattcacccaaaaatgaaaatacactcatctattcaccactatgccgacggagaggtgggtgaagtgtttgagtccacaaaagtttcaggggtaaacagcgtcgcagccaaatccaatacgaTTGAAAAGTTTTTGCTATACTTGCGAGTCCTCGCGAGAAAACATCAGCGAGAACTCACGATATTCAAGAGTTCTCACAAGAACTGcagtaacatggaggaggataaTGGCTGACaattaggctaaaaacatggtgtaaatgatgccgttTCAAGTTGAATCTATCCCTTTAAGTAATAATGGTGACAAATCATGTATATTCgtatgttttttaattgaagTGACCATGCCTTTGAACTGAATTGATATACAGGATGCTGATTGTATAATTGTTTTAATGTAGACCCTGGAAGAGCAGCTGAAGAAGCTGGTTCAGGTGGTGGatgctgtgtgtgcagacatGCAGAGGGCCCAGAAGATCTACAACAAACTCTTCTACAGGTGAATAACtctactgtaaataaaatagaaaataaaaggttttctgCTCCCTCCCCAGAAACATTGATTTGCATTGTTGGACTATGGCCATTTCAACTTGAGTTTTTTATTCTCACAGTGCTGTGAAAGTAGATTTCTTCAGCATATCATACAGACAGCTGGAGAAACAGGTAtgtgaaaagtaaaaagtatttcAGCCACACTGTATTGTTGTTACCTTGACACATCATACTCGAACACAGTCAAATTCTTTCGCCCTTCAGGTGGCGGATGATGTTAATGTAGCAATGGAGCGAGTGTGTGGGACTCTGGAGCAGGAGAACTCCAGACTGAGTCAAACAATGGGAGAGACCATCTTCGAGCTCTTCATGTCCTTGAAAACCCTCAAAGGCTTTCGGGAGTTTCTTCCACTGAAGTGGGTTATCAGTTTTGACTAATGACTGTTCAAATAGCAGCGTAAAAAAAAGGCTCTGTCTGTTGgtaatttgtttgaaatgtcagtCGGAAGATAAAAACTCAGGCTAGGTTTTTTCTTTGACAGGGACGCTAAAATGTTGGCCTTGACGGGCTTCCATAACTGGTTCAAGTCCTCGATTCATAAGTGGCTGCAGATCGTTCACGACAGATCCTGCGACAGGATCCGTAAAGCAGTGGACACGGACCAAGTAAGAGACACCTGCACTTGAAATGatgcaaatgaaaataagaatGGCATTCAGTGGAGCGCACACCTCCGCCAACAGTGTCCTCATGAAACCACTGTTACATTTTTGGCAGGGTTCTGCACCACACTCGTATTTCaacatcagcatcagcatcatgactttttttctgagaaatcaatgtcAGCACCCTatcacagtgttaaagaaagaggaaaagaataCCTCAATCTGCCCCCTGATCAAGATCCATACCAAAATGTTATTGTAATCGTAGTCGTAATAGACGTTCTCCTTGGTAGATGTAATAATTTAGATCAGATAGTttgttttaaatagtttttagtATCCaggtttatgtttttatttcattaaaatgaatgaattaaagcGTATAAGAATATAAAGTAAAAGCTATTTTTACTTGAAAATGTCTTAATGTGCTTCTAAAACtacaatatacagtatgaaTGCATGTTAGCtgataaatgtattaatataaacttgaaaatgtctttatagCTGCTTAAAATCACAATATTATGTGCTTATAATTATTTATGTTACCTTATCGAGCTCAATGGGGCATTGAAGTACCACAGAATTTGAAAAAGCAAAGGTTTCACATAgtcttcaaaaacatttttttatttgtgaacatGCTCCGTGTGTTTATCGAACAGCTGGAGCCCGTGCAGCAGGCCAAACACAGCTCCTCTCCCGTGGAAGTGACGACATGCTTCAGCCAGGTACGAGAGATCTGGCTCCAGCTGGCCTGGCCAGACTCCGCAGGCGCCTTCATCTTTGTCACTCGTTTGACAGACGTGAGTGCCACTTCCAGTGTTGACACACGCCTGTACTCACAtcctgcatacacacaaacaatactCAGTATAGACACAACACATATAATCAGGATTAATGAAAGATATTAATGGAAGTAAAcctaaaatagaaacaaaaaagaaattaggAGTTTCCCTGTTGTAACATGACTGTGATTTTATACATCGCAGAATTTCTGCAGTGAGGCTGTGTGCTACTCAGAGATGATAACACGCAAGATTGAGAGGAACCAGCTGGGCAAAGACCACAAGAGCTTCACAGTGCAGGTAATGCCTGTAGCAAGACACTACTGGGGGAGGGAGCACGATGACGAGGGAAGTAAATGTCAGCGAGTGTTCTCCCTGGCAACACAAAGGGCTTAACAGGGGAACAGATATGTTTACAATCCAATCATTCACACTCGCACCCCATCCCTCCACTTCTCTGTAGCCCtgcttcttttccttcttttgtttctccacctcctccctctgtctctcctcttcgGCTCCTCCTTGCTTTCCGCTAGCTCTGCATCGCTCTGAACAACATGGAGCATGTGCGCGTGTTCCTGGGTCGACTGCCCCATGACCTGGACTGGCACGGTGTGGAGCGGGCCATGGAGGAGTCCTGCGGGGCGGAGGGGAAGGAGCAGGTTTACAAGGCCCTCAACGGGCAGCTTTACAACATGGACCTAGACCTGCAGAGAGAGGCCAAGCGTCTCATCACGCTGCTCACTGACAAGGTGATTTGTCACAGTAAAGACATTGAAGCTATACTGCTCTTAATTTCTGTGCCTTATACCTTGATGGTGTAAGGTTTCCACAAGCAGTGACTTCAAAATTTGggtaaaaatatacatacatctTTGGGATTATGggtgttttatatatttgaaccgaatataaatgtgaaaacagatgTCTTTCAATCTGCATTAAAAACGAATCCAAATGTGAGATGACAATAATGGGTTTCAGTTATATTTGTCCTTTTTATGATCCATTGCTGCATATTGGGATACCATATGTGCACGCTGGTGTATACACATACACCAGCGTGCACTTGTGTGAGAAATCATTTCTGTACAGATGCTCCCTGAGCTGCGCAGATACATCCAGCACATCAGCTTGTCTCCAGACTCCATCAACAACGACGACGTAAGGCCTCcggcagtgttttttttctgcacccTTCCTTCTTGTCACAGCGATCGTTCCTGCATTACATGTAATATGTGTTAATGTGATGTTCTCCCAGGCTGTGTCACCTCTCATGAAGTACTTACAAGACACGATGTGCATCCTCACTGAAAACCTTGTCAAGGAGAACCTGACGAGGTagttcttcttttctcctccctgttGAAATAacttcatttctttttgtaCACGTCAGTTACCATAACTGTTCTTGGTTATATTAATACGCATGTAATACACATGCTGCATGCAAAAGCTAATTTAAAAAGTTTATCTAGTACATCTTGTCATCTAGTACAAAATCATTTAAtcataaatgaaacaaaaaaacacataaagcaGTTGTTGTACTTTACATAATGCAATCAAACTGTTAAATCTGGTATTTAgagtttcaaatgttttaccTTTGACCAATGTTTTCCTTAAAGATGTCAATGATTTTatcttatacacacacacacatacacatttatatactgAGTCTATACCAAAGACTGGGGGCATTGATGGCAAAGGCCTGAGATCCTGAGGTGGCAGGACACAAAaagctttaaatgtttaaatcactCCAGCTCCTTGACAAATATATCCTCAAACTACATGATACCTTTCATGAGCTACGTCTCAGTTCAGGCCCACAAAGAAGGCGGCCTCTGTGGGCCTCCAACCGCAAAGGGCAATCCAAAATGTTCAACGACGATATTTTTCCGTGATCGGTGTCACCAACTACtgcccttattgctgttgcctagcaacagacaCAATGAGAAAGCTTAAATgccctttgttgtttttttcacgtGTACCGTTAAATGTTCGGTTTGAAGCAAGATACGCAAGCTTTGGACGTGCCATCGCTTGCTGGAACCATTACAGTTGGTCACCGaaacacaatgaatcctgggataggttgggccaGGAAGGATCCACCTGTCGGAGCCTTTGTTTCTCTGCGGTTGAAGGATGCATTTTTTGCCCGTATTTTACAGGAGCCTTCAAAGTGGGACAGCCTATTTGCGCCACTGTGACGCAattggtcttcaaatgcagcctttaaaggatgcggcccctgaactgagacacagccaTGGTCTCTGCTTCTCTACATAAgatttcatacatttaaaagtaTTGGGTGACAACTGTGTAGGCATGTGTGAGATTGCAGATTTGATAACACcctttaaacatgttttgtgctacaagttattattattaagctATTATCAAGACTGAGTGAGGGGGTGCAGGGGTGTAATTGGATGCGCCGGTAAACACAAACTTGTGGGTGTCTCCTCATTGTTTCTGCTGCCTCGCAGAGCTCTCCAAAGCATGTGGGAGCTACTCCTGCGAATGATCCTggacacagtgacagaaaacagaggCGTGCAGGTGGAGTTTTACAACCGCTTCCAGTACACAGTGGAGGTCAGTGCTCAGTGAAATCCTTTTTTCATCTTAAATGACTCTTTCGTGAC is from Paralichthys olivaceus isolate ysfri-2021 chromosome 5, ASM2471397v2, whole genome shotgun sequence and encodes:
- the baiap3 gene encoding BAI1-associated protein 3, with amino-acid sequence MTTLLDLKSSVLRQVQRSQSLRSRREPAPPTAGSPLTHSPDPLPRRISEESAEFFERMNAVLQKQENMLQAAQAECQKGACTVPPPQEHVDQAFIPDRISRTELDLLYEEAVYTVVNRVGVHSTEHVKSDEELFTYLPKVFDMGEEEHDIILQKVQESKRANFSLRVSVLKAKSLMAKDANGYSDPYCMLGILVGQSPREVEEKKERKFSFRKRKEKLEKRSSTKEVLPARCIHVTEVKPETLNPVWDEHFVFEIDDAHNDLLHLDIWDHDDDVSVAEACKKLNEVSGLRGMGRYFKQIAKSMRANGSASSGSEENADDFLGCINIPLNEIPVAGYDTWFKLEPRSSASKVQGECHLMLKLFTSQRDTTLSKKESNVSIHKKLLSQIVEYEHAHVKKEPYNWNGQVCPPAWTVLTHHAVQTDLSPIQQAIIRWQCYSSHHRTQRVCYSLLLRLLRTIDAEWDPPAVRGDLERQLSDSFRLYTEHCLCLMKNMRQIFPCTSAAAITRYELMLRGIGYMQNMQAFKTVCPLRNELHLDITTAVKKGTAEWYESLIARYKPEDGTLEEQLKKLVQVVDAVCADMQRAQKIYNKLFYSAVKVDFFSISYRQLEKQVADDVNVAMERVCGTLEQENSRLSQTMGETIFELFMSLKTLKGFREFLPLKDAKMLALTGFHNWFKSSIHKWLQIVHDRSCDRIRKAVDTDQLEPVQQAKHSSSPVEVTTCFSQVREIWLQLAWPDSAGAFIFVTRLTDNFCSEAVCYSEMITRKIERNQLGKDHKSFTVQLCIALNNMEHVRVFLGRLPHDLDWHGVERAMEESCGAEGKEQVYKALNGQLYNMDLDLQREAKRLITLLTDKMLPELRRYIQHISLSPDSINNDDAVSPLMKYLQDTMCILTENLVKENLTRALQSMWELLLRMILDTVTENRGVQVEFYNRFQYTVETALQFFYAKGQGLSLEDMKSGDYKVLDEELRLNKCSSFELIEQYYLEKISHQKTLKHTRYGRISVKCYYDAPEQRLTVEILHAADIIALDANGLSDPFVIVELCPHHLFPMAKSQRTQVKLKTLHPVFDELFYFHVSPEQYRHRFACLTFTVMDYDWLSTNDFAGEAMAPLSDFCWPGRPNASPAGKSVQPVILHLSRSKPSEKPIMRMLEARIGDREAQEFVRRLKEIEKSMEEE